The region GACCAAAACACAAAGGGGTGGAAAACTGAGTTGATTAGGGAGGTATTTCACATTGAAGAAGCTCATGTAACATCCAACATTCCTTTGAGCTCACTACAACCACATGACCGAATGATATGGAGTGGTACTACCAATGgtatttttttctgtttgtagCGCCTACCATCTGGAGAAGGAAATATAGGCACGCAACAGGGGTGGGAGCTCACAAGTTGTGATGGAATAGAGATGTGGAAGGCAGTGTGGAGCCTTAAAGTACAGAACAAGATCAAACAATTCATGTGGAGAGCTTGCAATAATCTACTACCTACAAAGGTGAATCTATTTCGGAGAGGTATTGTTGACGATAAGTTGTGCCCACTTTGTGGAAGGGATGAAGAGTATGTCCTCCACATCTTATGGAGTTGCCCTGTGGCGCAAGAGGTATGGCGATGTGGTCCAATCATTTTCCAAGAAAGGAGTACTTCGGGAGAGAGTTTTATGCAAGTGTTTGAAATTCTACTTGAACACTGCAATAAGAAACAATTGGATCTTATGGCTGTCATGGCGCCGAATATGGTTTCGCAAGAACTTGATGGTATTTGAAGGTGACTTTACCCATCCAACTCAAGTCTTCCGTGAGGCGGTAGTGTCAATTGAAGAGTACAAAAGATGTCATAAGAAGGAGACCCAAATTGTTTTGGTGGAGGGGCAAGCGGCCAATATGCAACCAATTTCTTGGAAGCCCCCACCCCCAGGTTTGATTAAGGTTAATTGGGATGTTGGGGCCAATAAAAAGAACGGATGCATTGGTATTGAAACTATTGCTCATGATAGTGCAGGTTGTTTTTTGGGAGCCCACAGCTCTACTCAAAAACTTGTAGTGCACCCAAAGGTAACTGAAGTTATAGCAGCCCTCTCTGCACTAATGTTTAATAAAGAGGTGGGTTTTTTTAATGTAATCTTTGAAAGTGATGCATTGCAGATCGTTCAAGAGGTTAACTCAGATATTCCGCCCATGAACCGAATTGGTCACTTTGTGGAAGGCATTAAACAAGGGTTGAGTTTCTTTAGATCTTCATGTGTTGTCCATGTTAGCAGTGAAGCTAATTCAGCGGCTCATACCCTTGCAAGGGAGGTAGCCACTCATGTAATAGATTTTGTCTAGTTGGAAGATATTCAAAGTGGCATCCGTGATATTGTAAGTAATGTGTTTGTCCCTAGATCCGGTGTCTGGATCATTCTATTTTATTCTATAAGAAGGGGTTttgttcaaaaataataataataagttagaAAGAAGATCTACCGTAGACTTTACAATCCTTTAAAAATTGACTAGGTTTCTAATCCTAAAATAACTAATTGACATTTTGATATAATTCTCTCGTTTGGAAGACTAGCTAGTTTCAAGAATAGCACAATTAACATGTTGGCAATGTCACAATGAATTGTCACTTTATTTTGCTTGACATTTAATTCACCAAGCAATCTTttcaaataaacaatttttttacataCTTTTGTAGATTATAAGTATTTTGTTTATGTAGTTAACAAAGCCACCACAAATTGCAATTTTGACATCCAACTAACAACATCATCAACCAAgttgaaaaaaacaaatctaGCAATTAATTAACTCTCACTTATTATGATCACCTGAAAAATCTACATCTACATAACCAACCAAGTCAATATTCTGATCAACATAACAAATAATAGTACTAGTGATGTCTTTCAAATAAGGACTAATCTACTTAACACTATCCCAATTAACTTTTTTTGTACACGTGGTCTACTGCAGCCATAGCAAACATCAAACATTAGGCTCCCTACCATAGAAGAATATGGAACATGAGACATATCTACTTTCTCTACTTCAGTTGTTGGAAATTGATCAAAAGACAGAAATTTCTatgaattttgataggattaaACAGAAAATCTAACGGATgattaaagttgaaaaaaattgaaagaataataccctaaattgacactttttaaattttgggtacttttttcaaaagtgataaaagatccaaggttataagtgaaattcttcCAAATTTTTAGTTGATTAAGAGAATGTATAAATATTTCAGGAATACGGGACTCCATAGAACTTAAAAGCCATGACATAACCATTTGATGATTTGCTTGCCAATCATCAAACTTAGGATTATCATTTATCAAAACTAGAAGGGCTAATTTTGCATGCCCTAGCCCATTCAAGAGAACAGAAGATAACTTCATATATATTGGGATTATAATATGTTTCCGCCATAACAGAGTAACCGAAAAAAGGCTcaccaaaaacagagaaaagtTGCAGAAAGAGATGCACACCAGCAGCAGCAAGTATGTtcataaacaaagaaaaagcgGCAACAAGAGAAACATAACAGCCTGCCAAGTATCTATCAAACGACTTTCTTCTTAAAGGCAAATTAGATTTAACCAAAACTGAACTACCGAACATGTTTTACCATAGGTcgtctcaaaagcttaagttaataagaaatagagaatttaattattcaattaatattttaacactcctcCTTATATGTACATAGGCTCAAACTCAATCTCTTCAACAAATAAGACCCAACACATAGAATATTTCATTGAAATAAAAGGTACACAAAAACTGTGAAAACAACGTTTAAACTCAAAACCTCGACTttgatatcattaaaaaaataagatagaAGAAATAATGCACAAGAATGTAATGTGGTTCAACAATATATTTACATCCACTTAGAGAGGGGAGTTAGCATTCAATCATATCCTACATAGATTATGGTCTCCTCCAATATATAGATATGATAGCACATTATaggtaaaaacaaaaaaagaaaaaaaaaaaaaaagaaaaaaaagaaaaagaaagagatctcAAAAGTACAGCAATTTAATTACAACCAATCACACCGATATAGCAACATTAACATATACAATAGTCATTCGCCAGAGGAGGAAATAATTTGGGCTACGTTTTCACTCGGATAAGAAAATTTTTACAAACCAACCTTCAAAAATGTTGTGTCAAGCTatgtaagaaatatatatttttttaataggttaagagaaatgatccatacactcatttctcacaacagccccacaacaagttgacgtggctggtaatattttattatttttttgttttgttttcatttatttttgtaaaaaaataataaaatattaccagccacgtcagcttgttgtggggctgttgtgagaaatgagtgtagagatcatttctcataGGTTAAATGACACGTGTTgcttttaaaagttaaatttatataaatttccAAAATTTGTGCCGCATTTATTCTTTGCAACAGTTATCGATCATCAACCTTATCATCATTGTTGTTatttatcttatcattattgttgttgttcaaTGAATAATTTTCACACAAATTTCAGGAATAGAATATTGGTTGACTCAGTCGACACCCAAATTTTGACAGTCCATTATGACATTCATTTTTTCTTATCACCTATTACGACATTCATGGGCACTCCCGATAACAGGaagaatttttcatttttttttttttttaaataaaaatattaacaaacaatttaaaatataaaatatttttaattttatgtcacatcaaaatattttttgaaacaaaatataaaaaacaccCTCTTAAAAGTTTTAATTATCATATTGGAGAGATCGATCGACGAATAATCATATATTAAACCTTCAACACGGTTATAAATACGACCCTAACCCGGCCAACTAAACCCATGCATTAACAACCTTTCTCGTTAACATTTGGCAGAATAATTCCTGCATCTTTTTCAACCCATATTCATACTCTACGACAACGATGGCAgaacaccaccaccaccacctcttCCACCACAACAAAGATGGAGAAAATTCTGTTGATGGAGAAAATCCTGAGGATTATAGGAAGGAGGAGAAGCATCACAAGCATCTCGAGCAGCTAGGCGAGCTTGGTGCTGCTACTGCTGGAGCTTATGCATTGGTAGTCTCCTTCTTCTAGCTATCGTtttgatgtgtgtgtgtgtttgtgttcgCTATTGTTTGatcgatatatatatgtagagagagagagtttttaaTCTGTCGTCAACCTCGGATCTCAAACAGCCGAAACCAATATCTTTAACTCATATATGCAAGACCCTAATTGAGGACAgatcaaaagaagaaaaccaaacaaaaaatgtttttgtcgATCTTGTTTGTAAGTCACATGATCGATCATATCTAGTTATAATGTCGTATTTTAAGtggcatatattatatatcattAATTTATTTGTGAAATAGTTGTTTTGGTCTTTGTTTGAATGACTATACATATGTGCGATCGATCAGCATGAGAAGCATAAGGCAAAGAAAGACCCAGAGCACGCCCACAAGCACAAGGTAGAAGAGGAGATTGCAGCAGCAGTTGCAGTAGGGGCCGGTGGCTATGCATTCCACGAGCATCATGagaagaaagaggcaaagaaagaagatgaagaggcaCACGGAAAGAAGCACCACCATCTCTTCTAAGTGTTTATTTGCTCTCTGTTATTGATCATGGATCGATCACCAGTAAACGACTACcccaaataatattaatttacgTGTGCGTTTTTGTATGTCGTCGTTAAATATATAGATTCTATCTGGTTCAGTTGTCGTGTGCAATGTTATGATCATGTtcacaataatattaattaatgtaaGCTTCTTTCAAGTTTGAACTCGATCTTCCTTTTTGCATGTATTTTATTTGCGTGAATTTTAAGGCTTAATAACATTAATTTGTGGCTTCTTATATATGTACACGTACACGCGCGTCAATATTAATTGTTATCCTTAACCCCCCCCTTAAAACAATTTGACCAAAAATCTAATTACCAACTAACTGAGTTCTAAGATGCTTTTGGTTGACGATATAAGAGTAACTGataagaatgtaaaatgtcgtattttttcccttaatatttaatctcttatacttatttaatgcctaaatatactcattattcttatattttgatttaggatacaaattgaggcattaaatgcaaa is a window of Alnus glutinosa chromosome 4, dhAlnGlut1.1, whole genome shotgun sequence DNA encoding:
- the LOC133865678 gene encoding abscisic stress-ripening protein 1-like, whose protein sequence is MAEHHHHHLFHHNKDGENSVDGENPEDYRKEEKHHKHLEQLGELGAATAGAYALHEKHKAKKDPEHAHKHKVEEEIAAAVAVGAGGYAFHEHHEKKEAKKEDEEAHGKKHHHLF